A section of the Mangifera indica cultivar Alphonso chromosome 12, CATAS_Mindica_2.1, whole genome shotgun sequence genome encodes:
- the LOC123193696 gene encoding leucine-rich repeat extensin-like protein 1 has protein sequence MKAIKKLKFWSRKKRKKKHSSDYNQHQHQSQPYYYQPFTPSTCPHYHHYYCPCTSSAPEPSAPPLPPWLDADETECYESYHYEPSQTQMEYSEEDNEESSAICPELKNCESSDSYQQYMAPNPTYGLPVAAESEGRERPSGFFASVAGFGFDLFRCFFPCFHIREIGHEKI, from the coding sequence ATGAAAGCCATTAAGAAGCTCAAGTTCTGgtcaagaaagaagagaaagaagaagcaCTCTTCCGATTAtaatcaacatcaacatcaatcTCAACCTTATTACTATCAGCCTTTTACTCCCTCCACGTGTCCCCATTATCACCATTATTATTGCCCTTGCACCTCCTCGGCTCCCGAGCCCTCTGCTCCTCCGCTGCCGCCATGGCTGGACGCCGACGAGACAGAGTGTTATGAGTCTTATCACTACGAACCGAGCCAAACCCAGATGGAATATTCTGAAGAAGACAATGAGGAAAGCAGTGCCATTTGTCCAGAATTGAAGAACTGTGAGAGTTCTGATTCATATCAGCAATATATGGCTCCGAATCCGACGTATGGGTTGCCGGTTGCGGCGGAGAGTGAAGGAAGAGAGAGGCCTTCTGGATTCTTTGCTTCTGTTGCTGGCTTTGGTTTCGATTTGTTTCGTTGCTTCTTTCCTTGCTTTCACATTCGAGAAATcggccatgaaaaaatttga